TAGCCCAAATAATCGGTTTTTAGCTCATCGACCACAAAGGGGACAAAAATCGGGTAATCGGCATCAGAAAGGCGAATATGACGAAATTTACCGATACTGGGCGAGATTTTATCCCAGATACCCAAGCCTGTAAAAATCCGGCTCGACATCAGCGAGAGGGCATAAGCTTGACGACGGGAGGCGGCCACCTCTAGGGGACGTTCCTCGATCATAGCGATATTTAATCCTGTATTTTTTAAAGCCACCGCTAGGGTGGTCCCGACTATACCGCCCCCGACAATGATTAAATCGTAGCTGTCCCGTCCTAACATATAAATATTTTTCTCAAAGATCATCAGTGACTACAATGATCTATTCTGACACGATTTTCGGGGTTGCTGTCGGGTTTGATCGTCTTCACCCCACCTAGCCATTGATAGACTTTCAAGGGTTTTGTCCTTTGCCGAGAGTTTCGGGTTAGGGTTAAGTAAGTGTTTTGGCTCTCTGGCAAGAGCGCCCCTCGTCAACTAGGAAATCACCATGGAACTTTATCAACGAATAGCCGATTTTTATGACTCCTCTAGTGGACTATGGGAAAGGATTTGGGGCGAACATATGCACCATGGTTACTACGGTCGCGGCGGCAAGATTAAACTCGATCGCCGTCAGGCACAAATTGATTTAATAGAAGAATTATTAACTTGGGGTGCTGTCACCGGTGCTAATCAGATTCTCGATGTAGGTTGTGGTATTGGTGGCAGTAGCCTTTATCTGGCCGAAAAATTTCACAGTCAAGCGGTGGGGATTACCCTTTCCCCGGTACAAGCCGCTAGAGCCAGCCAAAGAGCGCAAGAGTTCAATTTAGAAGAACAAGTCAGTTTTTGTGTGGCTGATGCCCTAAAAACCCCTTTTCCTGACGATAATTTTGATCTGGTCTGGTCATTGGAAAGTGGCGAACATATGCCCGATAAAAGGCAATTTCTGCGGGAATGTTATCGGGTTTTGCAGCCCGGGGGGACTTTTTTGATGGCTACTTGGTGTCATCGTCCCACCACTTCCCTGGCCGGTAATTTAACGGAAGGGGAGATTAAACTATTAAACGAGATTTATCAGGTTTATTGTCTGCCCTATGTGATTTCTTTGCCAGAATACGCCGATATTGCCCGTGAAGTTGGCTTTCGAGACCTAAAAACCGATGATTGGTCCCTATCGGTGGCGGCCTTTTGGGATGTGGTGATTGATTCGGCCTTAACCACAGATGCGATCGCTGGTTTGTTAGCAAGCGGTTACACTACTATCCAAGGAGCTTTATCTTTAGGGTTAATGCGGCGCGGTTACGAGTCGGGTTTAATTCGTTTTGGCCTACTGCAAGGGAAAAAATAAAGGCTGATCTCTCCATTTCTTTTTAACAAAACTTAACAATTATTGGCAAAATTTTGCTTGCTTTTCTGGGGAGATTTTGAGATAATATTTTTAAAAGATTTTATTCATAATGGAAATATTGACAATCATCTAAATTGGCACAGATTCCCATTATAAGAAAAGCATAACGCAAACCGCCGCCTAAGTCAAGCCCTTTCCCATACTTATGGGTGCGAATTTCCAGAAATCAAAAAAAGGCTTTGGTGGGGGGCAGTGATCAGGTAGAACCTGAAAGGAGCGTTCCCAGGTAGAACCTGGGAACGAGATAAAAGTCGAATTAAATCCTGTTTTTGTTCGGCGGTGATCCCTTCTGCGCTGATCTCTCCATTTCTTTTTAACAAAACTTAACAATTATTGGCAAAATTTTGCTTGCTTTTCTGGGGAGATTTTGAGATAATATTTTTAAAAGATTTTATTCATAATGGAAATATTGACAATCACTAAAATTTGCACAGATTCCCATTATAAGAAAAGCATAGCGCAAACCGCCGCCTAAGTCAAGCCCTTTCCCATACTTATGGGTGCGAATTTCCAGAAATCAAAAAAAAGGCTTTGGTGGGGGGCAGTGATCAGGTAGAACTGGGGAACGAGATAATCTTCAAGCAAGATTCTGTATTTCTAAAATTCTACACTTAGGTTTTCCTAAAATGGCTCAGGGCAGATTTGAACTGCCGACCTTGGGCTTATGAGTCCCCTGCTCTGACCAACTGAGCTACTAAGCCGTTCTTTACACAGCTATCAATCATAACACACAGTCACCCAATTGCACAAGAGCAAAAAAGGGAAGATTTTTTCTTCCCTTTTTTGCCCTCTTTAACGTCTGCCTGGCAAGAAAGCCATGGGATTAACTGCGCCCTGGCCGGAGGGGTGAACCTCGAAATGTAGATGGGGGCCGGTGCTAAAACCGGTGCTACCCATCTGGGCGATTGGCTCGCCTTGCTCAACAGTTTGGCCGCGACGCACCAACAGACGGCTGTTATGGGCATAGAGAGTGACGCTACCATCGGGGTGACGCAGTTTCACCAGATTGCCATAACCGCCAGAATTCCAACCGGAGGAGATTACTTCACCGGCAGCCGCCGCCACAACTGGCGTACCCACTGGACCGGCGATATCGATGCCGCGATGAGGTCTGCCCCAGCGCCAACCGAAACCGGAGGTTAACACACCCCTGGTGGGCCAGATAAAGCCGGTAAAAATAGGGGCGGGATTAGGTAAATGCTCATCAGGATTAGCGAGGGGAGGAAGGGAAGGTTCTACGGTTTCGCCGACGGGGATTCGTAGGCGGTCATTATATTCTTCCACATTAGTAGGAGCCGAACCGATAATCTGGGGGGGGTTGCTTTGGTTAGAACGAGAACGAAGGGCGGTCCATTGGGGATTAGCGGTTATTTGCCGATCCTCGACAGTTTCTGGGGGATTATCGACGGGAATAGCGATACTTTTCTGGGTTTCCGAAAGGTTAGTTTCCCGCAGATTAGCCACCTCTTGGCGCAATCTTTCCCGATAGCTGCCGGTGATATTTTCGGGGAATTCTTCCGTCTCCGTGGTGACAGTTTCCGCGGGCGGATTTTGTCGATTGCTGGGGTTAAAGGACAACCTAGGGCGCTCGCCGACTAAGGGGGTAAGATTTTGATTAACTCTAGCGTTGGCAGAGCGGTCGGGAACCACTAGGGTTTGATTGACTTTAATCCGGTTGGGGTTGTCAATGCCGTTTTCCCTAGCTAATTCGGCGGGGGTGATGCCGAGAGCGCGAGCGATCGTGTTTAAGGTATCCCCGGGCCGAACCCGATAAACTTGGTTTTCTGGGGGAACTATGACCCTAGGATTGGGAACGGCGGGAATTTCAGTCACAGGAGCCGGATTTCGTAGGGCAACGCTGGGAATTTCCGGTCTGCTAGTCAAGGGAGGATTAAGGGGAATTGTGGCTATCGGGCGATCGCTTTCAGGGGTGGGAACGGGAATCGGGATCACCTGGCTAGTTGGTTGGGGGGATTCTTCGGGAGCGATAACGGGAATCTCGACGCTAGTTGGCGAATTATCGGGAACGAGAGCGGTGGTTTCAGTGACGATTACCGTTTCCCCAGAATGGGACTGATGGGGGGTTTCCTCGGTCCGTAAGGCGGCCAAACTTTCTTGGAGACGTTGACGGGTTTGACGGAGACTAGCAGAGGAACTATCCAACTGCTCAGGAGTTGCTGCCGGGGCTGCCGGGGGCAACTGCTCAGGAGTGGGTATTTTTAAAGTTTGTCCGATAATCAAATCGGAATGGGGGGAGAGATTATTGCGGGTAGCGATCGCTGTGGGGGTGGTTTGATAGGTGTCGGCTAAACTCCACAGGGATTCTCCCGGTTTTACCTGATGCTCAACCACTGATGTGGCGATGAATTTGACGGTAGCCAGTGCTTGGGATGGGATTATTTGCGGTTCTTTTAGTTCTTTACCCCCATCTTTGGCTTTTGGGGACAGATCGATCAATTCCCATTCTAAGGGTACAGAATTGGCGGCCTGGGCTGATTCCGAGGTGGAGTTGAGAATGCTAGGTACTCCCAGGGAGAGTGCTAATCCCAGTAGAGCAACTGAGTAACGGACTCGGTTAGACTCAGCGGTGTAATTCTGTTCTGGGGTAGCGGATGTCATGGTGTTGTGGATAAAAGTCTCTTTCAAACAGACCTCCTGTGGTGTAAAGAGTTAGCTAGAGCCAGTCGATTAGGTCGATGATTCTAGCTTTCAGCATTAGCCTTGAGGCTAGAGTAGAAGCTAGGCAACTCTCTTTTTAGTCAAAATACCTAAAGGTGACTTTTAGGAGAGATTAACTTAGATTTTGAAATCATGCAAGTCTCCCTCTGACCATTAGCGCCGGGATCACGGCAAGTTGGTGACATTTTGAATGTCTAGATTGACGATGCTCTATCTCAGATGTTCCAAGCTGATCAGCATTTTTCGTCCTGCCAATTTTTGCCAGTTTTTTGATAGAAAATTTTTATCTGTTTTGCCGTTTAGAAAGAAATTATTGATGATTCGCTGCTCGCAAGGAGCAATGATGGCTATTGGGGGGGGCAATAATTAGGGTTTGCGGCAAAAAGTTTTTCGTGGGGGTAGGGTGTGGGGTGTGGGGTGTGGGGTTTTACCGATTTTCAGGTGGTCAATTACCTAATTTTCAGGGAAAAAGTCAAAATTTCGCCCCGATCACTCCAATGGCTGGCATTTTTTGATCTCAAAAAAGTCTAAAAGTCTTATCCCACAAGGTTTTTAGATTTAATCAGCCAACCCTAATTAAAAAGAATACACGGCTGTTTTGATATTTTGGTAGTTATCATCTAGGTCTGATTCTAGGAGAATAATCGCAGTAATTCTTCTAGTCATCTCGCTGACTTCCTGCACTTCTGCGATAGTTAATCCCCGTCCTAATAATTTTTCCTCGCGATAACTTAGCCATTTTTTAATGACTTGATAACCCCCGATGGTATATTCCCACACCCGGACTGGTATATTTTGCCAATAGGCTCGATCGTTGAGATAAATATCATAGGTGGTTGTTCCTAATAATTTTCGCATTTCTGGACTAATTACGCTCATTTCTGCGGTTGTATATTGTCTGGCGATCGCTTTTCCTTTACCCGGCATTGTCACGCCATTTTTCCCCCCGTGTCCCCAACCGACGTTAATAATTAAATCCCCCTTATCTGGGTTTAAATTTCCCCCATCAGTGCAGGAAATCAAGGCGATTTTTTGCAGTGCAGGGGTCGGTTTTTTGGTGACTCCTATAACGGGTTTTTCTGTGTCTAAAAGAGATGCGATCACTTGTCCTAGTTCGGCAGATTTAATTAATAATTCTTGGCTATTGGGAAGGGGAATCCTTGGGAAGTCTTGACGAATACCGTCGGCATTTTCCCCAAGATACAAGGGGGAGTACCCAATCGCTAACGAGTGCAGCCAAATTAAGGAAGCATTCTCGATATTTTCATCAAGATTATTAATACCCAGTTCATTTAAGTATTGACGAGATTTTTCTGAAAGATTGGCTTTTATTGAAGGAATATTCAAGTTACTGGAATCGAATAATTTTCCTTGAGTATTATCTTCTGTCTTCACCTTCTCTGAATTTTGACGTAATCGTATAGGAAAGTGATAAGCATGACCTCTAATAAAGTCAAAGTCTCCTAAACAGTTAGTAAAATAAAATGGTATTCCTTCGGGAGAGGCAACACCAGCAGGACGACTGACTAAAAAGGAATTACCTTGAAATTGATGAATAAATAGCGAAGGTCTAGACTCATTCCAAAGCGGTCTAATTTGAGTATAATAACACCACTTAACCTCATAGGGTCTGAGCAGATAAGGTAACAGCATTTGAGGATTAAATTTTTCGCGTAACTTTAAGACTTTATCTCTTGCTTTTTTGGCATCAAATCGAGCTGCATCTTTAGTTAAACCTGTATTAAGTGATGCTAATTCTTCCCATGAAACATTTTGATCAAAGTATTTACTTATCCTTTCCGAAAGAATAGTTTTATCACTATCAATAAAACTATAGCCTCGATTCTCTTTATAACCTGTAATTGGAGCTTCATCAGATAAATCTGTTAACTTTGGCCATGCTAAATAGTGAGAAGAAACATCGGAGGGACGGAAAGAATAACGATTAGATTGTTCTGGGTTAGAGACTTGATACAAAGAATCAAAATCTTGATTATTTAAACTATCTAATAACTGTTCTCGTTTAGCAACTCCCCAGAAATGGCGAAAATAGACATCAACATTTTTATTCCTTACTTCCTTTCTTACCATTAGTCCGATAGTTGTCCCGACTCGAATTCCTTCCTTATTGTATTGAGTAGAAAAAACACTAGGATCGGGATTACCTTCAGGGGTTAACTTTCCTGTTTCGCGACTATCCCCATTGAGACAATCAAACCAAAGACGATCAAATTCTTGTAAAAATCTTTGTCGCATCACCACAAAAGAAGGATCACCGAGATAGGAAAAATTAGAAATATAACAAACAACCCCTTTACCAGTATTTTCTGAAATACATCTTTCCGCTAAACGAAAAAAGCGCACATATAACTCATCCAGATTAAACTTTTTAATCCCCCAATCGGAGATTAAACCCTGTTTATACAATTCCACTAAACCTGCTTCTTCTGCGGGACTGGTTCCAGCAAAAGCATTGTAGGGAGGATTACCGAGAATAACTAAAATCGGTTTACCGCGCTTAACTTCATCAGCTGCCTCTCGTTCCTTATTTAACTCTGGAAAACTCAATTGTAGCTGTTGAATTTTCTGTTTACTTTCCTCATCGGGAGGTTGCCAACCAGTTAAAGCATTAGTCAGATAAATCCCCACCCGTTCACTATCTTCTATTAAAGGTACACCCAAACTTTGCAGGAATAAACCTAATTGTAGATGAGCGACGACAAAAGGAGCGGTTAAAATCTCGAAACCGAAAATTCTTTCTATGGCTGCCTTTTTCACCAAAGCCATGGCTAAAGCACCCGCCCCATTTTCCTGTAAAGTATCGGTAATATAGCGCAAAACCTCGACTAAATAAGCACCAGTGCCACAGCAAGGATCGAGAATATAAACATCGGGATTAGCTAAACCGTCCTCGATATTTAATTCTTCTCGCAAAACTCGATCGACTCGCGCTACCATATAGCGAACAATTTCCGGAGGAGTGTACCAAACTCCCAATTCTTTGCGTAAATCGGGATCAAAAGCTTGCAAAAATGGTTCATAGAAATACTGTACCGCTTGTCCCTCATCGAATTGACGAAAAAATTCCTCTCGTCGCACTCGATTTAAAGCTGCACCGGTCCAATTCAAGACTTCTACTAATCCCAAAGATTTTAACTTACTCGGTGCGGCGATCTGCTCAAATAGGATCGCTAACATGGGAACATGGAGATGGTGGGCTGCGGATTTCCAATCGAACTTATCCTCTTTATCCTCGCGATTGAGGTTTTGCTTGTGCCATAATACCCAAGCGGAGAATAAACCATAAAAGAGGGTTTGCACGAGGGTAGAACGAAAAAATTTATTCCCCTGTTCCCGTTCAAATTTGATACCTAGGGCATTTTCTAAAGCTTGACGAATATTGGCCAGAGCAGGAAGATCGGAATGATGTTCTAAGCGTGCTTTTGCGTCCCGCGCATAGGAAGCAAGAAACCAAGCAACATCGGCCGGTGAGGTGATAGGAGCCGCCTGTAAAAGCACTCTCTTTAGGTATTCTAAGAGGCTATCACCGTGTTCAGCGGCAAATTTGGATGGATTTGAGGTTTTTAGCCAAAACTCGGCTTCTGACGGGGCTAAACTATAGGCTTCTAATTCTACCGGTTGACCTTGGCTATTGCGACCGATGAGCAGAAAATCGCGATAATTGCTGACTAATACTTGACCGTATTTTTGCCAGTATTTTTGTACTTGTTCGCTGGCGGCGATTTTTTTGATATCTTCTTTGGTTCCCTTAATCTCGATCGCACCTCTTTCGGGAAAAATCGCCGTAAAAGGTTCTAATTCTTGATTTTTGGGGAATTGATCGACGTTAAAAAGTCCCCCGTCCGGCAATCCCGCACCCTGATTTCTGAGGTTGATAATGCAGCGTACTCGCGGTTTTAGGGTTTTACCGATTTCGTTGAGGAGAGTTTCAAGAGTGCCGTAGTAAGAGGTTTCTTTTACTGCTGCTTGGGAGGAGTGGATTTCTTGCAGGTTGCGAAAATAATTAACGAGGGGATTCATGAGTAATAAAGTAATAGGACAAAATTAACTTCTTGGTTAGGATAGGCAAAAGGCAAAAGTATGTGTAATTAATTGTGTCTAGCTACTTAAAAAGTGTAGTCTAGATA
This portion of the Microcystis aeruginosa NIES-2549 genome encodes:
- a CDS encoding methyltransferase domain-containing protein; translated protein: MELYQRIADFYDSSSGLWERIWGEHMHHGYYGRGGKIKLDRRQAQIDLIEELLTWGAVTGANQILDVGCGIGGSSLYLAEKFHSQAVGITLSPVQAARASQRAQEFNLEEQVSFCVADALKTPFPDDNFDLVWSLESGEHMPDKRQFLRECYRVLQPGGTFLMATWCHRPTTSLAGNLTEGEIKLLNEIYQVYCLPYVISLPEYADIAREVGFRDLKTDDWSLSVAAFWDVVIDSALTTDAIAGLLASGYTTIQGALSLGLMRRGYESGLIRFGLLQGKK
- a CDS encoding peptidoglycan DD-metalloendopeptidase family protein, whose translation is MTSATPEQNYTAESNRVRYSVALLGLALSLGVPSILNSTSESAQAANSVPLEWELIDLSPKAKDGGKELKEPQIIPSQALATVKFIATSVVEHQVKPGESLWSLADTYQTTPTAIATRNNLSPHSDLIIGQTLKIPTPEQLPPAAPAATPEQLDSSSASLRQTRQRLQESLAALRTEETPHQSHSGETVIVTETTALVPDNSPTSVEIPVIAPEESPQPTSQVIPIPVPTPESDRPIATIPLNPPLTSRPEIPSVALRNPAPVTEIPAVPNPRVIVPPENQVYRVRPGDTLNTIARALGITPAELARENGIDNPNRIKVNQTLVVPDRSANARVNQNLTPLVGERPRLSFNPSNRQNPPAETVTTETEEFPENITGSYRERLRQEVANLRETNLSETQKSIAIPVDNPPETVEDRQITANPQWTALRSRSNQSNPPQIIGSAPTNVEEYNDRLRIPVGETVEPSLPPLANPDEHLPNPAPIFTGFIWPTRGVLTSGFGWRWGRPHRGIDIAGPVGTPVVAAAAGEVISSGWNSGGYGNLVKLRHPDGSVTLYAHNSRLLVRRGQTVEQGEPIAQMGSTGFSTGPHLHFEVHPSGQGAVNPMAFLPGRR
- a CDS encoding type ISP restriction/modification enzyme, producing MNPLVNYFRNLQEIHSSQAAVKETSYYGTLETLLNEIGKTLKPRVRCIINLRNQGAGLPDGGLFNVDQFPKNQELEPFTAIFPERGAIEIKGTKEDIKKIAASEQVQKYWQKYGQVLVSNYRDFLLIGRNSQGQPVELEAYSLAPSEAEFWLKTSNPSKFAAEHGDSLLEYLKRVLLQAAPITSPADVAWFLASYARDAKARLEHHSDLPALANIRQALENALGIKFEREQGNKFFRSTLVQTLFYGLFSAWVLWHKQNLNREDKEDKFDWKSAAHHLHVPMLAILFEQIAAPSKLKSLGLVEVLNWTGAALNRVRREEFFRQFDEGQAVQYFYEPFLQAFDPDLRKELGVWYTPPEIVRYMVARVDRVLREELNIEDGLANPDVYILDPCCGTGAYLVEVLRYITDTLQENGAGALAMALVKKAAIERIFGFEILTAPFVVAHLQLGLFLQSLGVPLIEDSERVGIYLTNALTGWQPPDEESKQKIQQLQLSFPELNKEREAADEVKRGKPILVILGNPPYNAFAGTSPAEEAGLVELYKQGLISDWGIKKFNLDELYVRFFRLAERCISENTGKGVVCYISNFSYLGDPSFVVMRQRFLQEFDRLWFDCLNGDSRETGKLTPEGNPDPSVFSTQYNKEGIRVGTTIGLMVRKEVRNKNVDVYFRHFWGVAKREQLLDSLNNQDFDSLYQVSNPEQSNRYSFRPSDVSSHYLAWPKLTDLSDEAPITGYKENRGYSFIDSDKTILSERISKYFDQNVSWEELASLNTGLTKDAARFDAKKARDKVLKLREKFNPQMLLPYLLRPYEVKWCYYTQIRPLWNESRPSLFIHQFQGNSFLVSRPAGVASPEGIPFYFTNCLGDFDFIRGHAYHFPIRLRQNSEKVKTEDNTQGKLFDSSNLNIPSIKANLSEKSRQYLNELGINNLDENIENASLIWLHSLAIGYSPLYLGENADGIRQDFPRIPLPNSQELLIKSAELGQVIASLLDTEKPVIGVTKKPTPALQKIALISCTDGGNLNPDKGDLIINVGWGHGGKNGVTMPGKGKAIARQYTTAEMSVISPEMRKLLGTTTYDIYLNDRAYWQNIPVRVWEYTIGGYQVIKKWLSYREEKLLGRGLTIAEVQEVSEMTRRITAIILLESDLDDNYQNIKTAVYSF